In Populus nigra chromosome 10, ddPopNigr1.1, whole genome shotgun sequence, the following proteins share a genomic window:
- the LOC133704718 gene encoding uncharacterized protein LOC133704718 → MTLTQFSSTLPNFTCSFKPNKPHSTSWPPSKPLKITTTPITDRVIDFGKYKGKMLGSLPSTYLKWVSKNLRAGDFEHWAKLADQVLQDPVYKDRLEWEFADTALNGNNNRSISGSSSLARNDDSAVSRLLEISERFGWDNEDKVGWSRVNFELLGTSKGGKIPRRSSSSSGVEEEKDLSRVENDKVLSESEERRRERRERAKLKKQVEKRKDKIEIVMKSKDGFGNRVDGDGGVRLEGSKPGRVDHQQDCKVENSSRFPGRESLLKKVLNRKNVL, encoded by the coding sequence ATGACCTTAACCCAGTTCTCCTCCACACTTCCTAACTTCACATGCTCTTTCAAGCCCAACAAACCACACAGTACTAGTTGGCCACCCAGTAAACCACTCAAAATCACCACAACTCCGATAACAGACCGAGTAATAGACTTTGGCAAGTACAAGGGCAAGATGCTTGGCTCTCTCCCATCTACTTACTTGAAATGGGTTTCCAAGAATCTTCGTGCTGGTGACTTTGAGCACTGGGCTAAGTTAGCCGACCAAGTGCTCCAAGACCCAGTTTACAAGGACAGATTGGAGTGGGAATTTGCTGATACTGCCCTAAATGGAAACAATAATAGGAGTATCAGCGGTTCTTCTTCTTTGGCAAGAAATGATGATAGTGCAGTGTCAAGATTGTTGGAGATTAGTGAGAGGTTTGGCTGGGACAATGAAGATAAAGTTGGGTGGAGTCGAGTCAACTTTGAGCTCTTGGGTACTAGTAAAGGTGGCAAAATACCAAGAAGATCATCTTCCTCTAGTGGTGTGGAAGAAGAGAAAGATTTATCGAGAGTGGAGAATGATAAGGTTTTATCAGAAAGTGAAGAGAGGAGgagggagagaagagaaagggccAAGTTGAAGAAACAAGTGGAGAAGAGGAAGGATAAGATTGAGATTGTAATGAAGAGTAAGGATGGTTTTGGAAATAGGGTCGATGGTGATGGTGGGGTCAGGCTTGAGGGATCAAAACCAGGGAGGGTTGATCATCAACAAGATTGCAAGGTGGAGAATAGCAGTCGATTTCCTGGAAGAGAATCACTCCTGAAGAAAGTGCTCAATAGAAAAAATGTCTTGTAa
- the LOC133704534 gene encoding two-pore potassium channel 1-like — protein MASNGAKQSFLSGLVDPTSQRIDDCSPNRKRFRSLQSTLAEFVPSDVGGKWPIPSYEFLFGGLHQSLKTLAMILAVYVSAGTMCFYAVRDDIKGKTSNPILDSLYFCIVTMTTVGYGDLVPNSASVKLAVCVFVFIGMALVGLILSKAGDYLVEKQEILLVEALHMHQKLGPAAFLKETDIYKVKYKCYLAVAILSGLMMIGSVFLYMIEDLDVVDSFYCVCSTISTLGYGDKSFSTGYGRMFAVVWIMTGTVGLGQLYMYIVELFTESRQRKLVNWVLTKMMANSDFEAASIDDDAVGTAELILYKLKETGKISQEDIMLAQTTPMKK, from the exons ATGGCTTCCAATGGTGCAAAGCAGTCCTTTCTGTCAGGATTGGTGGATCCCACCTCTCAACGAATTGATGATTGTTCTCCCAACAGAAAAAGGTTTCGCAGTCTTCAAAGTACTCTAGCAGAGTTTGTTCCTTCAGATGTTGGTGGCAAATGGCCAATTCCAAGTTATGAATTCCTTTTTGGAGGACTTCACCAGAGCCTGAAGACACTAGCTATGATCTTGGCCGTCTACGTGTCTGCTGGCACTATGTGCTTTTATGCTGTCAGGGATGATATCAAAGGGAAGACATCAAATCCGATTCTTGATTCTCTGTACTTCTGTATTGTGACGATGACCACAGTGGGATACGGGGACCTTGTGCCCAATAGTGCCTCCGTGAAGTTAGCTGTCTGTGTTTTTGTCTTCATAGGGATGGCTCTTGTTGGACTGATACTGAGCAAAGCAGGAGATTATTTGGTAGAGAAGCAGGAAATATTACTGGTTGAAGCCCTTCACATGCATCAAAAACTCGGTCCAGCTGCATTTCTAAAGGAAACTGATATTTACAAAGTCAAATACAAATGCTATTTGGCTGTAGCTATTCTTTCAGGGCTTATGATGATCGGATCAGTTTTCCTATACATGATTGAGGATCTGGACGTTGTTGATTCTTTCTACTGTGTCTGTTCTACCATTTCAACTCTCGGTTATGGAGATAAGAGCTTCTCAACTGGATATGGCCGTATGTTCGCTGTAGTTTGGATAATGACGGGCACTGTTGGTTTAGGTCAGTTATATATGTACATTGTTGAGCTATTCACTGAGAGCAGACAGAGGAAGCTGGTGAACTGGGTTCTCACCAAAATGATGGCCAATTCAGATTTCGAAGCAGCAAGCATAGATGATGATGCTGTTGG CACTGCCGAGCTCATCCTATATAAGCTTAAAGAGACGGGGAAGATCAGCCAAGAAGACATCATGCTTGCACAGACAACTCCAATGAAGAAGTGA
- the LOC133705522 gene encoding two-pore potassium channel 1-like — translation MASNGAKQPLLSGLVDPTSQRINECHRNRRRIRHVKSASQAESVPSDTSGNVPIPCCGSFWGGLHQSLKKVAVLLAVYLGLGTICFYAVRDDIKGKKTNPILDSVYFCIVTMTTVGYGDLVPNSAFVKLLACVFVFVGMALVGLILSKAADYLVDKQEILLIKALHKHEKPGPAASLKEIETSKVKYKCYLALAILSVLMLVGTVFLYMVEDLDIIDAFYCVCCTITTLGYGDKSFSTGGGRFFALFWMLTGTIGLGLLFLYIAELFTESRQRTLVHWVLTRKTTNLDLEAADIDDDGVVGAAEFILYKLKEMGKISQEDIALVMEEFEDLDVDQSGTLSDSDITPAQSTQMKK, via the exons ATGGCTTCCAATGGTGCAAAACAGCCCTTGCTGTCAGGATTGGTGGATCCCACCTCTCAAAGAATCAATGAATGTCATCGCAACAGAAGAAGGATTCGCCATGTTAAAAGTGCTTCCCAAGCAGAATCTGTTCCTTCAGATACTAGTGGCAATGTGCCAATTCCATGTTGTGGTTCCTTTTGGGGGGGACTACACCAGAGCCTGAAGAAAGTAGCCGTGTTATTGGCTGTCTACTTAGGTCTTGGCACAATATGCTTTTATGCTGTCAGGGATGATATCAAAGGGAAGAAAACCAATCCGATTCTTGATTctgtatatttttgtattgtgacGATGACCACAGTAGGATATGGGGACCTGGTGCCCAATAGTGCCTTTGTGAAGTTACTTGCCTGTGTTTTTGTCTTCGTAGGGATGGCTCTTGTTGGATTGATACTGAGCAAAGCAGCAGACTATTTGGTAGACAAGCAGGAAATATTACTGATTAAAGCTCTACACAAGCATGAAAAACCTGGTCCAGCTGCGTCTCTAAAGGAAATTGAAACCAGCAAAGTGAAATACAAATGTTATTTGGCCCTGGCTATCCTTTCAGTGCTCATGCTGGTCGGAACTGTTTTCCTGTATATGGTTGAGGATTTGGACATCATTGATGCTTTCTACTGTGTCTGCTGTACCATTACAACTCTCGGTTATGGAGACAAGAGCTTCTCAACTGGAGGTGGTCGTTTCTTTGCTTTATTTTGGATGCTGACGGGTACTATTGGTTTAGGTCTGTTATTTCTATACATTGCAGAGCTATTCACTGAAAGCAGACAGAGGACACTGGTGCACTGGGTTCTTACTAGAAAGACGACCAATTTAGATCTGGAGGCAGCAGACATCGATGATGATGGTGTTGTTGG GGCCGCGGAGTTCATCCTATATAAGCTTAAAGAGATGGGGAAGATTAGCCAAGAAGATATTGCACTTGTAATGGAGGAGTTTGAGGATCTTGATGTTGATCAATCTGGAACCTTGTCAGATTCTGATATCACGCCTGCACAGTCAACTCAGATGAAGAAATGA